The sequence below is a genomic window from Tenacibaculum tangerinum.
TTCTTTTCTCTCACACTGATGTAAGTATACCTCATAATAGTCAATGAAGGTTTTATTTTCATAAGTAATCTCAATATCATTATCTACTAAATATTCCTTGTAAGATAAACATTCAAAAGGACATTCATAAAAGGTAAAACTAATATGTCTTTTATCAGCATTCAATTTAAAATTTAAAATTGAATTATCTGTTAGCATAAAGCTGTAAATATTATCAGCAATTAAAGATTTCCAATTATCTATATAACTTTTCTTTCTATATATAGAAGGATCAAAATCATCGTTGGGGTAAAAATTTCTTTCTTCAAAAAAATCAATTTTTCTGAATAATTTTTCGATATCGTTAAGCTCTGCTTCAAATTTTCCTTGTGCAAACGACATCTCTTACTTATTATTTTTATTAACCTCTCTTTGTTCTAAAAATTGTTTTATTTCTTCGGGAGACATTTCAGATAATAAATCATCTAGCATTTTAGCTTGTTTACTTTTTCGGGTTGCCTTGGCTTCTATGTCTCTCTTCATTATACTCAGAGCTTTTTGGCTAGGATAGATGAATTCTATGTTAGGTAGTTTATCTAAAGCTATATTTAACTCTTTTGTCCAGTTTTCTGCAGCTTTCCCAACACCGCTAAGTGATAACCATCCCTTTGTTCTAGTCATTGCTGTAAACATAAGGTTTCTTTCACGAATAGAGGGTTTTAGGGAGTACAAAGAATCAATACCTACTACATGAACTGAATAAGCTTCATTCCCTTTTGCTTTATGAATTGTGCTTAGTGTTACATGGTTTGGAATAGCAAAATCTTTAATACTGAATTTGTCAGCATGAATGTTATTGGATTTTATTTTTTCTGCTGCAAGTAATTGCTGAATATTATTGAGATATGATTTTGCATTTCTATCATCTACTACTATCACCAAAATATCGTCTGGTAATAAACCTTTATTTAAATCATCTTTAATATTATTGACACATTCTGTTAATTCTGATGGAAAATCTTCATAGTAATTAAATTTAACTATTTCTTCTTTTGTAAAATATTTTGAAATGGTTTCTAAAGAATTCTCTTTAGGGCGTTTAATAATTATTTTTTGACCTTCTTTAAATTCACCTTGAATTAGCTTATACCCTATATCGTTCCAATAGTCTTTTTCATCAAGCATTTGCACAATATCTCCATATATACCAAAACCAACTGAATGAGCAGTAACTAAGACTTCTCTGGGGTTTCTGTAACATTTATAAAGAATTATATCTTCTTCAAGCCCTTTATATTCAGTTCCTTCAAGAACTGTTTCTATACCAGGTGTTTTTACCTGAAAAATTGTTTGTAACTCATCATATGCCCATACTATTCTACCTTCATTACAGATTCTTAAACATAATTTAATAAAGGACTCTGGAAAATCTTGACCTTCATCAATAAACATATAATCATAAACTTTTTCTAATTGTTCTAATTTTAATAAAGTCTTACATGCATAATCAAAAGGATGTGAGGGGTCTTGAGCAGCAGCTTTTGAAAAAGAGAAGAAAGGAACTTGATTCTTTTCACAAGTTTCATAATAAATCCCAGTATTTGTAGCATTACCCCAAGCATGTACAATTTTTAATTTACTCCAATCAGGATCCTTATCATCATACTGTCTATAAAATCTAGTTATTAATCTCTGAATATGCTGGTATAAACTTTTTGTATAAAAAGTGTAAACAATATTGGCATCTGGTTTTCTTAAATGAGTGATGGCTGCTTTTAAAGCTAAAACTACAGTTTTTCCAGAACCAGCTAATCCGCGAATTCTTTCAGGTCCAATGATCTCATTCATGAAAGCTTTTTTTTGAAATTCATCAAAAGTGTTTATTTCTTTCTCTATTTCTGTAGCGGTTAAGCCTTTGATTTTATTTTCTGTAAGATTAGGTCTTTCTTTAGGTTTTAGAAGCCCATTTGCTCCTTCAATAGTTGCAATTAATTCTATATATTCTTGATTATCAATAAAATAATGGTTTAGGTCTTCAAGAAAAGTTTCAAGACTTGTGAAATTCGATATACAATGTAAATCTTCTAATTGACTATCTTCGATTAGGTTGGTGTTGAAAATAAAGGAGGTGATAGGGAAAAGAAGTTCAGTTTTAGATTTTCTTAAATTTCGGTTTCTTAATAATCGACTAAAAATTACAGAATGTAGTTGTTCTATTTCTTGGATTAAAAATTCTCCATCAACACTATTTATGGTATCTTTCGAATCATCGAATGATACTAAGATTATTCCGTGACTTTTGGAAATTATTAGCAGTTGTGATATTAGTATATCACCGTCAAAATCCTTAAATATTGGAAAATCATAATATAAACTTGACTCGACAAACTCAAGTTTACTTTCATTCGATTTGATATGATTTATAAATGATAAAGCTTGTGGATTAGAGCTATATGATTTTTCTCTTGAGTTTATTTTCATACTATTGGCAAATTTTTCGGTTTATTTTATATTACACATAACTTCTTTCTACAAATATAAATCAGTTTTAATAATTTATATTTAACGGTAACCAAGTTAGTTTAAATGAAGTAAATAATCAATCTAAAAAATAAACTGTTCAAAAAGTCTGGTAATCACTTCTTAAAACTATATGTGCTTGTACTGTTTTTCTTTTTTAATTATTTAAGTTTATCCCGTAGTTATTAACCAATAAAAAAACAACCTTACTTAGGCTACGCTCAGCAACCAAAAAGGTTGTTTTTAGTTCATGTCAGTATTCTAGAAAGACCTTTCGACTTCGCTAAAGGTGGTAGTTCAGAATTAATTTCTTATCCTAGAGAAAGGGTAGCGGTAATCTACAGGACAAACAAAAATTTCTTTGATTAAACGAGGCGATACCCATTTAATTGAATTAGAAAACTACACACATTTTAAAACATCATTCAACAAAACCAAATCTAAATATTGACACCTTGCAAAGAATTGAATAATCCTTAAACTGAAATCTCATTAATTATTACAACACTAAAATAAATTAGCTTTTACAGCGTTTTATTTTGCCTTGAATCAAAAAAACCAGCAACTATTTACGCTACTGGTTTTAATTTTTCTTTTTCAATTTCTTTTCAATGGTAATTGCAATTCTCCCACTACTTGTTTCCTAACATTAAAAGTTCATTACAAACTACTTCTGTTATATAACGTTTATTCCCTTCTTTATCTTCAAAAGAGCGAGAAGTAAGTTTCCCCTCTATCATCACTTCTTTTCCTTTTTCTAAGTACTTTTCTATAATTTCGGCTGTTTTATTCCAAGCCACCACATTATGCCATTGCGTATCTGTAACTCTTTCTCCTTGACTATTTTTATACGTTTCATTGGTAGCAATTGCGAATTTTGCTAGTTTTTTTCCACTCTCTAGCGTGATAATTTCTGGAGTATTTCCTAAATTCCCAATTAACTGTACTCTGTTTTTTAGTGCATTCATAATATTTGTTTTAATGTTAAACAGTTAAGACTTTGTCATTCTATCGAATTGACATTGCAAAGATGAAACAGCATGCAACTTAAAATCGGTTAGTAATCATTTGTTTTCGTTTGTAAATGAATGTAATTGTTTAATTATTTTTAATATATTTGAAATCAAATACTTACATCATGAAATTTTATTTACAAACTGAACGATTAATTTTACGAGAGCTTCAAGAAAGTGATTTGGAAGGGATGTTTGAGTTAGACTCGAACCCAGAGGTTCATAAATACCTAGGCAACAAACCGATTACAACACGTAAACAAGCGAAAGACAACATAGCATTTATAAAAGAGCAGTATAAAAAAAGGGGCGTTGGTAGATTTGCCTGTATAGAAAAGGTTTCTGGTGACTTTATAGGTTGGTCTGGTTTAAAACTGAATCAAGGAAAAAAAGAATCGCTAAACGGTTTTACTAATTTTATTGATATTGGCTATCGGTTTATTCCACGCTATTGGAATAAAGGCTATGCCTCAGAATCTGCCTTTGCTTGCTTAGATTTTGGGTTCAATAAACTACATTATGACATCATTTATGGGGCTGCCGATGTAGCAAATATTGGTTCGAATAAAGTTTTGCAAAAAATAGGACTCGAATTTGTAAATGAATTTGTGCATGAGGGAGTAGATGTAAACTGGTATGAACTAAAAAGAACAGGGTATGAGCGATAAAAAGTGTTTGGAATGTGGCGACAAGGTAATGGGTAGAGTTGATAAAAAATTCTGTTCAGATTACTGTCGCAATGCCTATAATAACAAAGTGAATAAAGAAAGTAAAAATTTAATTAGAAACACGAACAATCGTTTGCGAAAAAACTACAAAATTCTGTCAGAACTCAACAGCTCTGGTAAAACCAAAGTAACCAGACGAAAGCTTTTTGATAAAGGTTTTGATTTTAAATTTATCACGTCAATCTACACCACAAAAACAGGCAATACGTATTTTTATGTCTATGACCAAGGCTACTTGATATTAGAAAATGAAATGTACTTGTTGGTTAAGCAAGATTAACTATTTCCATGTATTTCCTTTGAGTTTCATTGCGGCTATAAGCACATCTTTTTGACTAATCTGGCCCACTAACTTACCATTTTCTACAATAGGGAAGCGTCTTCTACGAGATTCTAAAAACTTATTCGTAGCATCTAATATGTTCATATTGCCATCTATGGTTTCCACCTCTCTCACCATAGCCTTTCCTACTGTATTATTGCGATCAATCGGTAAGTTATAATACCTACTCTCTGAAATCTGCTTCATGCAGTCTCCTTCAGAAATAATTCCAATCAATTCATTATTATTATTTACAACAGGACCGCCAGAAATTTTATTTTTAATTAATACCTCTATTACATCTTCAATTGGCTGGTCTTCTCGAAATGTAATTAACTTTTTAGTCATATAGTCTGATACTAAAATTGGCTCTCTTTTTTTTATAGGCCGATTGTTTCGTTTACCTTGAAAGTTTATTATTCCCATGATACTTCGTTTTGATTAGACCTAAATATACTGATTTTTAGATAATTATAATTTACCTGCTGAACAAAATAAATTACGTACTTTTATGAATATTAAAATCCATCTATGAAATCATCAAGAAATTACCTTGCAGTTCTCATCATTATTGTAACTGTATACTGGAGTTTTAACGATATTCTGCCTAGTGTAACATCTTCTAAAACAGAAATAAAACCCTCAGAATTTTCAATTAATAATGCGCTATTTCATGTAAAAAATATTTCTCAAAAACCACATTACACAGGTTCTTCGGAACATAAAAAAGTACAAGAATACCTAGTTCAAGAATTAAAAAAACTAAACCTAGAACCTGAAATTCAATATCAAACGGCTATTAATAAAAAGTGGAGGGCTGCTACTACAGTAGAAAATATCATTGCAAGAATTAAGGGAACCGACAGTACTAAAGCGCTGCTGCTATTAACTCATTACGACTCTAAAGGACACTCTTCTCTAGGAGCAAGTGATGCAGCTTCTGGTGTTGCCACTATTTTAGAAGGGGTAAGAGCCTACTTAGCTGCAAATAAAGTTCCTAAAAACGATGTTATTATACTCTTTTCAGATGCTGAAGAGTTAGGGCTTTTAGGGGCACAAGCTTTTGTTGAAAAACATCCTTGGGCAAAAGATGTTGGATTGGTTTTAAACTTTGAAGCTCGCGGTAGTGGCGGTTCTAGCTATATGTTAATGGAAACTAACGGAAAAAATAAAACACTGCTAACCGAGTTTTTAAAAGCAAATTCCAATTATCCTGCAGCTAATTCACTAATGTATGGTGTGTACAAAAAGTTACCTAACGATACCGATTTAACTGTTTTTAGAGAAAAAGGGAATATAAACGGATTTAATTTTGCTTTTATCGACGATCATTTTGATTATCATACTGAACAAGATTCGTACGAAAGACTCGATAGAGGAACGTTATTGCACCAAGCAGATTATTTTATAAGTTCGTTAAACTATTTTGCAAATGCCGATTTAACCAACTTAGATAGTGCTACAGACCAAATTTACGTGAATTTTCCATTAACCAAAATTTTAACCTATCCTTTTTCTTGGGTATTGCCAATGCTAATTATTGCTTTTTTATTATTTATAGCTTTAATTTCTGTAGGCTTATTCAAAGGCAAAATTTCTGCTATTGCCATGCTAAAAGGTTTTATTCCTTACTCAATATCTTTACTTCTTTGTACAGGAATTTCATACGGACTGTGGCAATTATTGTTAATTATTCACCCACAATATAACGATATGCTTCATGGCTTTACGTATAATGGACATCACTATATTATCGCTTTTATTTTCTTAAATATTTGGATTATTTTCAAAGTGTACAATAAAGTAAAGAATGTAAAAGCACAAGACTTACTAATTGCACCCATAGCAGTTGGATTGATTGTAAATCTTTTAATTTATAAGAATCTTCCAGGTGCTGGTTTTTTTATTGTACCTGTTTTTGCTTCTTTACTAATTTTGGCAATTCTTCTTTTTTTGAATGTAAATCAGAAATCAAAAGCGACACTTTTTGCAATTATTTCTGTTCCTACTATATACATGATTGCTCCGATGATTCAATTATTTCCTATTGCACTAGGTTTAAAAACATTGTTTGTCTCTGCAATTCTTCTTGTATTGCTTTTTGGATATATGCTTCCTGTATTTTATCGAGAAAATACTAAAAATGGATGGCAAACCTTCACTGGTTTCGTTTCACTTGTATTTTTTGCACTTGCCACCTTTAATAGTGGTTTTTCTAAAGAAAATAAGAAACCTAACAGTTTGGTTTTTATTCAAAATTCAGATACCAACACGTCGTATTGGGCGAGTCATAATAAAACATTAGATGGTTATACGAAACAATATTTTAATGAAAATTCTCTACAAGGAGGTACTGGTTTGATTGCTGGAAAAAGTAAGTACAATACGTCTTTTAATTATTACAAGAAAGTTGAAAATAAAAATATTCGTATCTCTAACATCTCTATAAATCAAGATACTGTAGTTAATAATAAAAGAAATGTATCTCTAACGATTACACCTACTCGTACTATTAATACTTATGAATTTTTTACAAATACAGCTATAGAACTAAGCAATTTTATCGTAAACGGTGCTTTGTATGATAATGGGAACGCTTTTATGACCACTAAAGGGACTTTATTAATTTATCAAATGGCTAATACAGATAAAAACTTGACTATTTCATTTACTATTGATAAAAATACAAAACCTGATATTATTATTAACGAAATATCAAACGACTTGTTATCGCATCCAAAATTTAAGGTAAGACCAAGAAGCGAAATAATGATGCCGATGCCTTTTGTAGTAAATGATGCGATTATTTGTACGAGAAAACTTGTTCTTTAAATCATGTAATTTACAAAGCCATCTCTTTTATGTATTGTGGTTTTTAATCTTGGTAATAATGGTTTCGTAATCATCATGATTATTTACAAAATCTAAATTAGAAACATCAATAATTAGAATGTTTAAATCAGGTTGTGTTTTGATAAAGTTGGTATACCCATCGTGAATTTTTTGTAAGTAACTTGCTTCTATATTTTGTTCGTAATCACGCCCACGTTTTTTAATATTTTCTAATAAACGCTCTGTATTTTGATATAGGTATACGTACAAATCGGGTTTGGTAATTTCCCGGTACATCAAATCAAACATTTTTCTATATAACTTGTACTCATCGCTATGCAACGTAATTTGAGCAAAAATTAGTGATTTAAAAATATAGTAATCAGAAACAATAAAGTTTTTAAACAAATCGAATTGAGCCAAATCGTCTGATAATTGTTGATAACGATCTGCTAAAAAACTCATTTCTAAAGGAAATGCATAGCGTTCATTGTCGTTGTAAAATTTTGGTAAAAACGGATTGTCGGCAAAGCGTTCTAACACAACTTTTGCATTAAACTCGTCAGACATCATCTTGGCTAATGAAGTTTTACCCGCACCAATATTACCTTCAATAGCTATATAATTATACTTTTCGGTAATTGGAATTGGTCGTTTTAATTGTATATCTAATTTCTTGATTTCAGAAGTATCTGTACAATTTTCTAAACAACTATATAAATGCTTTTTTTCAATCGGATGAATTACATTGCGTGCAATTTCAACCAAAGGAACCAGTGCAAACTTACGCTCTAACATTCGTGGATGCGGTACGATTAAGGTTTTAGAGAAGATAATTTCGTCATCAAATAATAAAATATCTAAATCAATTAATCTATCAGAATATCCATCAGTGTTTTTTCGAGTTCTTCCAAGTTCTTTTTCTATAGAAAGCAATCTAACTATTAATTGTTCTGGAGGCAAATAGGTTGAAACTCGAATACAGGTATTGTAAAAGTTATCACTGTGAAATCCCCATGAGGCAGTTTCGTATACAGATGCTACCTTTAAAACACTACCCACTTTATTGGCAATTAAGTTAATTGCTTGTTGTATGTTTTCAAGTTTATTTCCTTGATTGGTTCCTATAGAAATATATGTAATTCGTTGTATTTTCATGAATGGAATGCAAAGAAAACTAAAACTAAAAAAAGAAAAGCAAAAAAATATTTTTATTTATTTAATTTTTTTGAAAAAAAAGTAGGGTATTTTGTTTTTCAACTGTTATAGTAGTGGATTTCTTTATAGAGTAAGATTTTTATATGATTATTGGGGAATGATCTTAAACAACTCTAAATTAAAGGCTGCTAATATTTTAGCAGCCTTTCTTCTTTCACAGTATGTAATAGTTTACAATCGTTTTATTATTGAACTTTATAAGTTAACCCTGTTTGTAAGTTAATCATAAAAGGAGCTAAGTTCATGTTGTTTTTATTATAGGTGTTAAGGTATTGTTTGTAATTAAGTTCTAAGTTAAGAAATAGATTATTACTTAATTCAAATTGATTTGAAATACCTAAATTCATAGAGAGATTAACTTTACTAACATTATCAGTAGTACCAATTTTAAATTTTTTAGTGTTGTTAGAATCACCATAAATTGAATTGTTTTGTAAAAACAGGGTGCTATAACCAGCGATTAAATCTAATTTATAGTTATGATTGTTTTTAAGTCTGTATTTTAATTCAGTTGGTACTTCTATATAAATAATTTTTTGAGTAATATTTATATGAGAGTCATTGTTAAATATTGAATTAATAGTACCCGTATATTGGGTAGAAATACCATTAATTTGGGTGAGAGATCCTAGCTGTATTTGAGGCTCTTCAATCAGAATACGAGTAGTTCTATAATTCATTTGTAGCTTATGAATTCCAACACGAAAACTAAATTTTTCATTTGCATCATAGTTTAAATACACACCAAAGTTGTATGAAAAATTATGATCGATCGAATTGTTTTCTAGATTTTTATCAATTGAACTTCCTTTTGTAATAGAGTTTAGATAATTAATTCCGCCCACTACACTTAAATTCCATTTGTTTTTACTTTCTTCTTTTATTAAAGTATCTTTTTTGATGGTGCTTTCAACTCTGTTTTTCTTTTTTTCGAGATAGAAACAGTAGCGGTATCTTCTTTCTTGGTTGAATTAAAATGAGTATTCGATTTTAAGAAAATTTCTTTTTTATGTTCTTCAAGAGCAGTACTGTTTTCTTTGTTATTCATATTAGTTTTTGAAACTGAAGAATACCTTTTTTTCTGAACCTTTGAGCTATTTTTCTTTTGAAAATTTAAAGATGGGCTGAATTTTATATCGGTATCTTTCTTCTTAAAAGAATTCGATTTACTATTGTTCTTATCTGTTTTTTTATCAATTGTATGAGTATTTACTTTGGTTTGAGGGTCTTTGTTAGAGTTGATGTTTTGGTTTTTAATGATTGTTTTCTTGTTTTGTTTAGAAGTACAATAGTTTTTTTTATAATAAAAGAGTAAGGTTGAAGAGATTAAAAAGAGAATTAAAAGACCAATAACTCTTTTCTCCCTTTTTTTCTTTTTTCTTTAACTAATTCTTTTTCTATATGAACCCAAACAATTTCATCAGGAGAATCTTTTAATTCTCTTAACTTATCTTTTAACAATATGCCTATATCTTTTTTCGCATCCATCTTATTGCAGTTTTCTATACTCCTCGATTTTACTTTTTAAAATTTGCTTGGCTCTAAAAAGGTTTGATTTTGAAGTTCCAACAGAAATCAATAATAATTTTGATATTTCTTTATGAGAATAATCATCGAGTTCATATAAATTAAAAACGAGTCTATACTGGTTAGGTAATTCTTGAATAAATTTTAATATTGTAGGTAGCGGAGTTTCATCAATATTCGTTACTTCAATATCTTCGGATAGATTGTGTTCATGAATAATAGTATTAGTTTTAATACTTTTCTTGTACTTGTCAATAGCTTTGTTAATTGTAATTCTTTTCATCCATCCTTCAAAAGATCCTTTATCTTTAAATTTATGGATGCTTTTAAAAATTTCTATAAATGCATCTTGGATATTATCTTGTGCTTCTTCACGATTTTTGCAATATTTTAATGATAGCACAAAAAGAAAGTCTTTATATTCTTTGTAAAGAATGGCTTGAGCCTTGAGATCTCTTTTTTTACATAAATAAATTAACCTTTCTAAATCCAAATTTTAGTGAGTTGTTTTATTTCTACATTTTGCTTTTCTATGCAAAATAAGTATTCTTACTTACTTTCTATGTCTTCAGTTTCCTCTATTACATCATAAGCTACAAATGCTTGAGTTAAACCATTTTTAAAACTATTATCATCTATAGGCAAGAAAAAATCAAAGTGAATCCAGCCATACCCTTCATTGCCCCAGTCGGTTCCCCAAGAGTTCACAAATTTAAAAGCATTCATTTCATTGTCATAACCTACTATTAGAACTGCATGACCACAATCTACTATTGGATTTTCGCTATAAGAATAGGCAATGATTTCTGTATCATGGTTTTTAAAAATAAGATTGGGCCAATCTAATCCTATAACAATAGGCTTTTGATCGTAAATTAAGGTTTTAATAAGGTTTATTAAAGTATACTCAGGATTGGTATTGGTATCGGGAATTCCAAGAGAAAAATAGTCCTCAATTTTATTTTTAATAGCAAGCTCTAATTGTGTTTCATTAGGTAAATTAGTACATTGAGAATCAGAATATGGGAATTCTTCCCAGCTGTTTACCCCCTTGGTTTTTAGAATTTCTAGTATTTTTGAAATACTAGACCCAGAGTCACAACAACAAGTATCGGCATTTGCTTGATTGTATACAAAAGCCGGACTCATTACATCTTTGTACGATTCGTAGTCATATTCATACTGTATTTTTTCTTGATAACTTTTTAAGTAATAAGTAGTAGCCCAAGCACTACAACTTCCTTGGTACCCCTGGCTTCTAACAGGAGGCATATCATCTGATAAATCATAGTTGTCAGGTAAATCATCAGGTATTTCAATTACGTCTATTTGTGTTGCTGTTTTTTTACTTTCAAGATCAGAACTGCAAAGCCCACATTTTTGAGGGTCATTAATAGATTGTTGTGGCTCTATAACGGCTGGTACTTCTATAATATCTTCCTCAGCTAGTGGATTGAATTTAAGATATGGTTCTTGACAATTGCCAAATAACAACATTACTATTACCAATCTTATAAGAAATGTATGTTTCATATGGTATCTCTTTAATGGATGTTTGTTGAGGTTTTTGAACGTGTTTTAATCACATAGAAAATAAAGTGTCTTTGTATCTTTTGTACAATAAACACTTTGAGATTCTATGTTTTCTTTCGTACAATTTTTCATGACTTTCTCTAGCTTCAAATTTTTTTAATGATAGTTTATTAATAGTAAAATTAATTTTGGACTTATTATAGAACAAATATTTAGCTATTTTTTGGAATCAATACTCATTTGAACATGACTAATACGATCTATCGTACCAACATTATGTAGATCAGATTTAGCTTTAATACTTCCCTTTGTAAAACCTTGTCCTATTTTAACTATACAGTAAGATATGGTGTAATTTTCTCTTAAGATTGTTACTATATTTAAAATTTCCATTTCTCCAGAAGTTATTTCCCAGTCTACCACTTCATTTATATTTACTGGAAGATTAGATTTTCCTATAGTGAAAACATATTGATATGAAACTCCTTTAACTACTTCTCGCTCGCCACTTAGGCATACCCCACCACCATTATTTTTACTTTCAGCATATGTCTCGCAATCTTTACAAGCGTTTTCTGCTATAAGATTGTCATCTTTCTCTAAGATATCATCATTGTTGGAACATGAGTTAATAAAGACAGTAATACAAAGGATTGTTAATAGATATAATAGTCTTTTCATCGTATAAATTTTTTACTCTTTACTTTATAGTCTAGTTAAATGTAAAAGGTTGCGTTGTAAAAGGAAAAAAACACCAATATTACATAGGAGTAGCACTCCAAGGACCATCTGAACGGTGTATATGGGTATAAGTTCCTTGAATACGTAAGTCAGATATAACACCTGTATATACTTGAGTAGAACTATTTGCGTCTTCTCCTTCCCATATATATGTGAGATTGTTACCATTTAAAGACCAAGAGCCATAAGTAATGTAAACACCCGGAGTGCCTAACTCATCGAACTTGGTGGTGCCATCTTCAAAAAAATCTACTTGTGAAACAATTTCATAATCATTACTGTCAGGATAAACGGTGGTTATTTTCCATCTTGTATTATCAAAAGACAAAGTTTTAAATGATTTTTCTTCACTATATACCGTTCCGTTACTATTGGTTATATATGCTCTAAAAAAATAAGCGGTATTAACAGTTAAGTCAGTAATAAAAGAGGTAAATGTATTCGCTGTTTCAGTAAGTGTATTATTATCAATTGTTGGATTTGGAGTGGTACTCCATGCGATTCCACGTTCTATAATTTCATTTTCACTTTGGTAAGTTATCGTAACATCAATTTCCATTGATGTGAATGTTACCTCTTTATTATTTAAAATGGAGACTTTAACAAGTTCTTTAGATAAGTTCTCTTCAT
It includes:
- a CDS encoding RNA polymerase sigma factor yields the protein MDLERLIYLCKKRDLKAQAILYKEYKDFLFVLSLKYCKNREEAQDNIQDAFIEIFKSIHKFKDKGSFEGWMKRITINKAIDKYKKSIKTNTIIHEHNLSEDIEVTNIDETPLPTILKFIQELPNQYRLVFNLYELDDYSHKEISKLLLISVGTSKSNLFRAKQILKSKIEEYRKLQ
- a CDS encoding C1 family peptidase; the encoded protein is MKHTFLIRLVIVMLLFGNCQEPYLKFNPLAEEDIIEVPAVIEPQQSINDPQKCGLCSSDLESKKTATQIDVIEIPDDLPDNYDLSDDMPPVRSQGYQGSCSAWATTYYLKSYQEKIQYEYDYESYKDVMSPAFVYNQANADTCCCDSGSSISKILEILKTKGVNSWEEFPYSDSQCTNLPNETQLELAIKNKIEDYFSLGIPDTNTNPEYTLINLIKTLIYDQKPIVIGLDWPNLIFKNHDTEIIAYSYSENPIVDCGHAVLIVGYDNEMNAFKFVNSWGTDWGNEGYGWIHFDFFLPIDDNSFKNGLTQAFVAYDVIEETEDIESK
- a CDS encoding outer membrane beta-barrel protein: MKKDTLIKEESKNKWNLSVVGGINYLNSITKGSSIDKNLENNSIDHNFSYNFGVYLNYDANEKFSFRVGIHKLQMNYRTTRILIEEPQIQLGSLTQINGISTQYTGTINSIFNNDSHINITQKIIYIEVPTELKYRLKNNHNYKLDLIAGYSTLFLQNNSIYGDSNNTKKFKIGTTDNVSKVNLSMNLGISNQFELSNNLFLNLELNYKQYLNTYNKNNMNLAPFMINLQTGLTYKVQ